The following proteins are co-located in the Sulfurospirillum deleyianum DSM 6946 genome:
- a CDS encoding TOBE domain-containing protein: MNRIKAFVTRIEKEQNLHIIHFEAEHCALKMMGLELPKGLHENSYVTLGVKPSSVALGKNLGGILSYSNQMQCTIDAVEKGKLLCSVYASVGSITMQSIITRGSFDRMDLHVNDSVTLLIKASELFIVEVLDA, translated from the coding sequence ATGAATAGAATAAAGGCTTTTGTAACACGTATTGAGAAAGAGCAAAATTTACACATTATCCATTTTGAAGCAGAGCATTGCGCTTTGAAGATGATGGGATTGGAATTGCCAAAGGGGTTGCATGAAAATAGTTATGTTACCTTAGGCGTGAAACCTTCAAGTGTGGCTTTAGGAAAAAATCTTGGGGGAATCCTTAGCTACTCCAATCAGATGCAATGTACCATTGATGCGGTGGAAAAGGGAAAATTGTTGTGCAGTGTGTATGCAAGTGTGGGGTCTATTACGATGCAAAGCATTATCACACGGGGTTCGTTTGATCGTATGGATTTACATGTAAACGATTCTGTGACTCTTTTAATTAAGGCGAGTGAGTTGTTTATTGTGGAGGTTTTGGATGCTTGA
- the modA gene encoding molybdate ABC transporter substrate-binding protein, whose protein sequence is MLKVLMASAVLALSLSAGEISVAVAANLSDAIEVIKTEFSKQHPSTKVNTTLGSSGKFTTQIKNGAPFDLFLSADMQFPEHLYAEKIAVDKPVVYASGALAMVSVKGLDLSQGLAILNQAKIEKVAIANPKTAPYGTASIEAFKNAKVYDGVVSKLVYGDSIGQALQFTLSAADVGFVNASAFYSEKMKQYKEGKEWVKVDSTLYTPIAQGIVLLKQGEKNLEAKAFYDFILSAPAKKIFKSYGYVVNE, encoded by the coding sequence ATGTTGAAAGTTTTGATGGCAAGTGCGGTGTTGGCTCTTTCGTTGAGTGCAGGTGAGATTAGCGTGGCTGTTGCAGCCAATTTAAGTGATGCGATTGAAGTGATCAAGACAGAATTTTCTAAGCAGCATCCTTCTACAAAGGTCAATACTACGTTAGGTTCCAGTGGAAAATTTACCACACAAATTAAAAATGGCGCCCCTTTTGATCTGTTTTTAAGTGCGGACATGCAGTTTCCTGAACATTTGTATGCAGAAAAAATTGCAGTAGATAAACCTGTTGTGTATGCCAGTGGCGCTTTAGCGATGGTGAGTGTGAAGGGATTAGACTTAAGTCAAGGATTAGCAATACTGAATCAGGCAAAAATTGAAAAAGTAGCGATTGCTAATCCTAAAACAGCGCCTTATGGCACGGCCAGTATTGAAGCATTTAAGAACGCAAAGGTTTACGATGGCGTTGTTTCAAAATTGGTTTATGGCGATAGTATCGGACAAGCGTTACAATTTACCTTAAGTGCTGCGGATGTTGGTTTTGTCAATGCCTCAGCCTTTTACAGTGAAAAAATGAAGCAGTATAAAGAGGGCAAAGAGTGGGTAAAGGTTGATTCAACACTCTATACACCGATTGCTCAAGGCATTGTGTTGCTTAAACAGGGTGAAAAAAATCTTGAAGCTAAAGCGTTTTATGATTTTATTTTAAGTGCTCCCGCAAAAAAAATCTTTAAATCGTATGGGTATGTGGTAAATGAATAG
- a CDS encoding TolC family protein: protein MHLKSVSFTLLMLTPLVFAAEFDPLNTHALVSPNEMKQNACHNVDLEKELTLSDVINMALCHNPQTKIAWETSLYHAAQVGMSRAAYLPTLSASGSASRGTNSETMTGNSENISVTLSYLLYDFGKRDASYDNTRALLDAALYSENDTLQTVFLLALEAYYNLFGSQASLDAAYEAERSAFESLNAAKTRYGVGVVTPADTLQAQTAYSQAMLNRIQAQGNLKTAQGELAAILGLLPDTSLRLRVPKLSLPDGSFEKNIRALMEEAQRLRPDLMAASAKIKASEASLKAAKAEHLPSFSLSATKGSTETVYNTTQRNSSIGLYVSIPIFTGFNTKYKVQAAQQQLKISEAEYERLSQDANLEVYKTYQTLVSQTQATRTSADLVASAQASYDLALGRYKAGVGTILDLLSAQSALASAKQQHIQALYTWYISKATLAKSMGSLDFSVIKGQP, encoded by the coding sequence ATGCACTTAAAATCTGTAAGTTTTACGCTCTTGATGCTCACACCTTTGGTGTTTGCAGCAGAGTTTGATCCGCTTAATACACATGCACTCGTTTCACCCAATGAGATGAAGCAAAATGCCTGTCATAACGTTGATTTAGAGAAGGAATTGACGTTAAGTGATGTGATCAACATGGCACTTTGTCACAATCCTCAAACCAAAATCGCATGGGAAACCTCTTTATATCATGCTGCTCAGGTGGGAATGAGTCGTGCAGCGTATTTGCCAACCTTGAGCGCTTCAGGTTCAGCATCGAGGGGTACGAACAGTGAAACGATGACAGGAAATAGTGAAAATATCAGCGTTACGCTCTCTTACTTGCTCTATGATTTTGGTAAACGAGATGCTTCGTATGACAATACACGTGCGTTGTTGGATGCCGCATTGTACTCAGAAAACGATACTCTTCAAACGGTTTTTCTCTTAGCGCTTGAAGCCTACTATAACCTTTTTGGTTCTCAAGCAAGTTTAGATGCGGCGTATGAGGCAGAGCGTTCTGCTTTTGAAAGTCTTAATGCTGCTAAAACACGTTATGGTGTGGGTGTTGTAACGCCCGCAGATACGCTTCAAGCTCAAACGGCGTATTCTCAAGCGATGCTCAATCGCATTCAAGCGCAAGGCAATCTTAAAACAGCACAAGGTGAATTGGCTGCTATTTTAGGTTTATTGCCTGATACTTCTTTGCGTCTTCGTGTTCCTAAGCTATCTCTTCCTGATGGCTCGTTTGAAAAAAACATACGGGCATTGATGGAAGAAGCACAACGACTTCGCCCTGATTTGATGGCAGCGAGTGCCAAAATCAAAGCAAGTGAAGCGAGTCTTAAAGCTGCTAAAGCGGAGCATTTACCCAGTTTTTCACTCAGTGCGACGAAAGGCTCCACGGAGACGGTTTACAATACCACGCAACGTAATTCGAGTATTGGGCTTTATGTGAGTATCCCTATCTTTACAGGATTTAATACTAAATATAAAGTGCAAGCAGCACAGCAACAGCTGAAAATCTCTGAGGCTGAGTATGAGAGGCTCTCTCAAGATGCCAATTTGGAAGTGTACAAAACCTACCAAACGTTAGTCAGTCAGACGCAAGCGACACGAACGAGTGCCGATTTGGTAGCCAGTGCACAGGCCTCGTATGATTTAGCTTTGGGACGTTATAAGGCTGGAGTGGGAACTATTTTGGATCTTCTCAGTGCACAAAGTGCGCTTGCAAGTGCAAAACAGCAACATATTCAAGCGTTGTATACGTGGTATATTAGTAAAGCAACCCTCGCAAAATCGATGGGTTCTCTCGATTTTTCTGTGATTAAAGGACAACCATGA
- a CDS encoding D-alanyl-D-alanine carboxypeptidase family protein: protein MTKKFLTLLCGVSLLTTSLSANYLDKETAARLSKNTDAIIAKDLSTKELIFSKDAQKINQPASLTKIMTAMLAIESGRMNDVVTITRDMIQVEPTKAGLRIGEKFYLRDLVKAAMVMSANDAAMSIGVYLGDGNVNTFVAKMNRKAKQLGMNNTNFTNPCGFDIGDHHSTALDLLKMSEYAIKNSQFNEMAKLKRHDFKSLNTKRAYAAYTHNKLLNNYKYAVGIKTGYTRKAGPCLIARAKNGNKDVLVVMLNSEQRWKDIKTIFEDVLPQLTKTAVQVPTQKPVKKIVTPKQKKSKKTTKKKKAQNA, encoded by the coding sequence ATGACTAAAAAATTTTTAACGCTTCTTTGTGGCGTCTCATTGCTCACCACCAGTTTAAGTGCAAATTACCTCGATAAAGAGACTGCTGCAAGGCTTAGCAAAAACACTGATGCGATTATCGCTAAAGATTTGAGTACCAAAGAGCTTATTTTTTCCAAAGATGCACAAAAAATCAACCAACCTGCTAGTCTTACAAAAATCATGACTGCCATGTTAGCCATCGAAAGTGGTCGCATGAACGATGTTGTAACAATTACACGTGATATGATTCAAGTAGAACCCACCAAAGCAGGTCTTAGAATTGGCGAAAAATTTTATTTAAGAGATTTAGTCAAAGCAGCGATGGTCATGTCCGCTAATGACGCAGCAATGAGCATTGGCGTCTATTTGGGTGATGGCAATGTAAATACCTTCGTCGCGAAAATGAATCGCAAAGCCAAGCAACTGGGCATGAACAATACCAACTTCACTAACCCTTGTGGATTTGATATTGGAGATCATCATTCAACAGCGTTAGACTTACTTAAAATGAGTGAGTATGCCATTAAAAACTCTCAATTTAACGAAATGGCAAAACTCAAACGCCATGACTTTAAATCCCTCAATACCAAACGAGCATATGCTGCTTACACCCACAATAAACTACTCAATAATTACAAATACGCCGTAGGCATTAAAACAGGATACACCCGTAAAGCAGGTCCTTGTCTTATCGCTCGTGCAAAAAATGGAAATAAAGATGTTTTAGTTGTTATGCTCAATTCTGAGCAACGTTGGAAGGATATTAAAACTATTTTTGAAGATGTTTTACCACAACTGACCAAAACCGCCGTTCAAGTTCCTACACAAAAACCTGTCAAAAAAATAGTCACCCCAAAACAAAAGAAAAGCAAAAAAACAACAAAAAAGAAGAAAGCACAAAACGCATAA
- the modB gene encoding molybdate ABC transporter permease subunit produces MLESLMQIPLTPFFISFKLAGITTLILLFLSTFIAWFLSQSASRMKPFFEAITALPIVLPPSVIGFYILIALSKNSALGAFVNDVFGVSMVFNFTGLVIASCLYSLPFMVQPLQSGFESLPKNMLEASYIAGKSKLTTLFRVALPNIKPSMLSAVVITFAHTVGEFGVVLMVGGSIPNETKTASVAIYEMVEIMDYTSAHIYSGIMVLISFCVLLLVYIFNRKQKRHLGGLA; encoded by the coding sequence ATGCTTGAGAGCTTGATGCAAATACCACTGACTCCTTTTTTCATTTCATTCAAATTAGCGGGAATTACGACACTGATTTTGCTTTTTCTCTCAACCTTTATCGCATGGTTTCTTTCGCAAAGCGCTTCTAGGATGAAACCTTTTTTTGAAGCCATTACGGCATTGCCGATTGTATTGCCTCCTTCGGTGATTGGTTTTTATATTTTGATAGCACTCTCTAAAAACTCTGCGTTAGGTGCTTTTGTTAATGATGTTTTTGGCGTTAGTATGGTGTTTAATTTTACAGGCTTAGTGATCGCAAGTTGTCTCTACTCACTTCCTTTTATGGTGCAACCCCTGCAAAGTGGTTTTGAGTCTTTGCCGAAAAATATGCTAGAAGCTTCTTATATTGCGGGGAAAAGTAAGCTCACAACCCTTTTTCGTGTGGCATTACCCAACATTAAACCTTCAATGTTAAGTGCTGTTGTCATAACGTTTGCACATACGGTAGGAGAGTTTGGTGTGGTTTTAATGGTGGGCGGAAGTATCCCCAATGAGACAAAAACGGCTTCGGTGGCTATTTATGAAATGGTTGAGATTATGGATTATACAAGTGCGCATATTTACAGCGGTATTATGGTGCTGATTAGCTTTTGTGTGTTGCTTTTGGTCTATATTTTTAATCGAAAACAAAAACGGCATCTCGGAGGTCTTGCATGA
- a CDS encoding efflux RND transporter periplasmic adaptor subunit, which produces MTFLQKILFNKITLVIVLIGLGIGGYKAWKAYTKPPLEANYKFYTLEKGDVTQSVSANGTLNPLVLVTVGTQVSGKVIKLYVDFNDRVEKGQILAELDPALLDAQAAQSAANVKSAEASLELAIANEKRSRELLAKEYISKQEFDTTVQALKAARAALDLARAQAQKDKTNQGYTIIRSPVSGVVVDRQIDVGQTVAASLQAPVLFKIAQDLRQMQIDSNFAEADIGRIKVGQAVTFAVDAFPNLSFSGVVRQVRLNATTVSNVVTYDVVVKVENPDEILIPGMTAYVNVIIAEKKNVLMVPNAALRYRPTSLQGNATSMGMKVKNEKKEGGFGIVYVLENGVPKPVKVRVGITDNRMSEIESDTLKEGDMIISEELKANGAQGSKSSHPPMRPF; this is translated from the coding sequence ATGACATTTTTACAAAAAATTCTTTTCAATAAAATAACACTTGTTATAGTGCTTATTGGTTTAGGCATCGGTGGATATAAGGCATGGAAAGCGTATACAAAACCTCCTCTTGAGGCGAACTATAAATTTTATACATTGGAAAAAGGGGATGTGACGCAAAGTGTCTCTGCCAATGGTACGCTGAACCCTCTTGTTCTCGTAACCGTAGGTACACAAGTCTCTGGTAAGGTGATTAAGCTTTATGTGGATTTTAATGATAGGGTTGAAAAAGGGCAGATTTTGGCAGAACTTGATCCTGCCTTGTTAGATGCACAAGCTGCCCAAAGTGCTGCGAATGTCAAAAGTGCTGAAGCCTCTTTGGAATTGGCGATTGCCAATGAAAAGCGTTCTCGAGAACTTTTAGCAAAAGAGTACATCTCCAAACAAGAGTTTGATACGACAGTACAAGCACTCAAAGCGGCACGAGCGGCGCTAGATTTGGCACGAGCTCAGGCACAAAAAGATAAAACCAATCAAGGATATACCATCATTCGTTCTCCTGTTTCAGGGGTTGTGGTCGATAGACAAATTGATGTCGGGCAAACGGTTGCTGCGAGTTTACAAGCGCCTGTTCTTTTTAAAATCGCACAGGATTTAAGACAGATGCAAATAGACTCTAATTTTGCGGAAGCGGATATTGGGCGTATTAAGGTAGGTCAAGCTGTAACTTTTGCGGTTGATGCTTTTCCAAATCTCTCTTTTTCAGGAGTAGTACGTCAAGTCAGACTGAATGCTACAACGGTTTCTAACGTTGTGACGTATGACGTTGTCGTGAAAGTTGAAAATCCAGATGAGATTTTAATTCCTGGCATGACAGCGTATGTTAATGTCATTATTGCTGAGAAAAAAAATGTTTTGATGGTTCCTAATGCCGCACTTCGTTATCGTCCAACATCGTTGCAAGGCAATGCAACATCGATGGGGATGAAGGTCAAAAATGAGAAAAAAGAGGGTGGCTTTGGTATCGTGTATGTGTTGGAAAATGGGGTGCCAAAACCTGTTAAAGTACGTGTGGGAATTACAGATAATCGTATGAGTGAAATAGAGAGTGACACACTCAAAGAGGGTGATATGATTATTTCGGAAGAGCTTAAAGCCAATGGGGCGCAAGGCTCTAAATCCTCACATCCTCCGATGAGACCTTTTTAA
- a CDS encoding NgoPII family restriction endonuclease, translated as MTNILSAFRTIISNYQTNVQHVTNGSNRANNMGDGLEAFIKDAFANTFNETNEQTKLEVFSRIYSYSGNKNNPPDLILQNSDAIEIKKLESASTAIALNSSYPKAKLFSNSTMITTACRTCEAWSEKDMLYAIGNVPKTTNQLKSLWLVYGDCFCADKEVYERIQQTISSGITSIPNVEFTQTNELGKVKKVDPLGITDLRIRGMWHIENPTKIFNYLYHYDETATFQLICLMKKEKYEALPLEDRNAIENLSNLHVTLSDIRIKNPNNPIQLMDGKLLVFKV; from the coding sequence ATGACAAATATATTAAGTGCTTTTCGCACCATTATCAGCAATTATCAAACAAATGTTCAACATGTGACCAATGGCTCAAATCGAGCCAACAATATGGGTGATGGATTAGAAGCTTTTATCAAAGATGCTTTTGCCAACACCTTCAATGAGACAAATGAGCAAACGAAACTAGAAGTTTTTTCAAGAATTTATTCGTACAGTGGCAATAAAAACAATCCGCCTGATTTAATCCTCCAAAATAGCGATGCCATTGAAATTAAAAAGTTAGAGTCTGCTAGTACAGCCATTGCTCTTAATAGTTCTTATCCAAAAGCAAAACTTTTTTCCAATAGCACCATGATTACCACGGCATGTAGAACATGTGAGGCATGGAGTGAAAAAGATATGCTTTATGCTATCGGTAACGTTCCCAAAACCACCAACCAATTAAAATCTTTATGGTTAGTTTATGGTGATTGTTTTTGTGCCGATAAAGAAGTGTATGAGCGCATACAACAAACAATTTCAAGCGGTATCACTTCAATTCCTAATGTAGAGTTTACACAAACCAATGAACTTGGAAAAGTCAAAAAAGTTGACCCTTTGGGCATTACGGATTTGCGCATACGTGGTATGTGGCATATTGAAAATCCAACAAAAATTTTCAACTATCTTTACCATTACGATGAAACAGCTACTTTTCAACTCATCTGCTTGATGAAAAAAGAGAAGTACGAAGCACTACCACTTGAAGATAGAAATGCTATTGAAAATTTGAGTAATTTACATGTAACGCTTAGTGATATAAGAATTAAAAATCCGAATAACCCTATTCAGTTAATGGATGGGAAATTGTTAGTGTTTAAGGTTTAA
- a CDS encoding ABC transporter permease has protein sequence MIMLMLNEAWRAMNANRLRTLLTMLGMVIGVGAVIIMSAVGAGTQIKVQEAIDSMGSNLFIVLAGSTTSGGVRIGSGGVQTLTIADATAMEELEGISATAPMSTGSAQLIYQSSNWFTQVTGTNPAFFQVRDWEIEQGYPFMDSDVRGSTRVVVLGQTIVQNLFGDENPIGKTIRIKNSPYLVVGVLSKKGQSLDGRDQDDTAIIPITTAQTKLFGNQFKGSVRFIMVEATTKEVMDQVEKEMVQLLRQRHKLRESAEDDFTIRNLTALANTAQETTQAMSLMLAAIASISLVVGGIGIMNIMLVSVTERTREIGIRIAIGAKQNAILLQFLLEALMISIIGCFIGVCFGMGGAFVLEKFLPIGVTVTQSSVMISFLVAGGVGVFFGFYPAKKASNLEPIDALRYQ, from the coding sequence ATGATAATGCTCATGTTAAATGAAGCATGGCGTGCAATGAATGCCAATCGTTTACGCACGTTACTGACAATGCTTGGAATGGTGATTGGTGTTGGGGCTGTGATTATCATGTCCGCCGTGGGTGCTGGTACACAGATAAAGGTTCAAGAGGCTATTGATTCGATGGGAAGCAATCTTTTTATTGTTTTAGCAGGTTCAACCACCTCAGGAGGTGTGCGCATTGGAAGTGGGGGCGTGCAAACGTTGACGATAGCTGATGCGACTGCTATGGAAGAGCTAGAAGGTATTTCTGCCACAGCGCCTATGTCCACAGGTTCAGCACAGCTGATTTACCAATCCTCGAATTGGTTTACACAAGTGACAGGAACAAACCCTGCTTTTTTTCAAGTACGTGATTGGGAGATTGAACAGGGGTATCCTTTTATGGATTCGGATGTGAGAGGCTCAACACGTGTGGTGGTGCTTGGGCAGACGATTGTGCAAAATCTTTTTGGCGATGAAAATCCCATAGGAAAAACGATTCGTATTAAAAACAGTCCTTATTTGGTCGTGGGTGTTTTATCTAAAAAAGGGCAGAGTTTGGATGGAAGGGATCAGGACGATACTGCTATTATTCCGATTACGACAGCACAGACAAAGCTTTTTGGTAATCAATTTAAAGGTTCTGTTCGATTTATTATGGTGGAAGCTACTACTAAAGAAGTGATGGATCAAGTAGAAAAAGAGATGGTGCAGTTGTTGCGACAACGCCATAAATTACGTGAGAGTGCGGAGGATGATTTTACGATTCGAAATTTAACCGCTCTTGCCAATACCGCACAAGAAACGACACAGGCAATGTCATTAATGCTAGCAGCTATTGCTTCGATATCATTGGTGGTTGGGGGCATTGGGATTATGAATATTATGTTGGTTTCTGTAACAGAGCGAACACGAGAGATTGGTATTCGTATTGCTATTGGTGCGAAACAAAATGCGATTTTATTGCAATTTTTGCTCGAAGCGTTAATGATTTCGATTATAGGGTGTTTTATTGGGGTTTGTTTTGGAATGGGTGGAGCGTTTGTGCTGGAAAAATTTTTACCGATTGGCGTGACGGTCACACAAAGTTCTGTTATGATTTCCTTTTTGGTTGCTGGAGGAGTTGGTGTCTTTTTTGGATTTTATCCAGCAAAAAAAGCTTCCAATTTAGAACCGATTGATGCATTGCGTTATCAGTAA
- the proC gene encoding pyrroline-5-carboxylate reductase, with amino-acid sequence MKLLLIGAGNMGGAMLQGLHVKDITVVEANATRASELKKLYPTITVVGEIPSLEGFVVILAIKPQSFASLQTKGIAEGVISIMAGISLEKLHAGIMAKHYIRSMPNMAALVRKSATSLCGDVALKEVATEVLGSIGYCFWLESEKELDIATGIAGSAPAWIALVAEALSDGAVNLGMKRDISYAYVAALFEGVGEVLKHEHPALLKDKVMSPAGTTAAGYAKLEEGKVRDSFIKAMEASYERAKGLSK; translated from the coding sequence ATGAAATTACTTTTAATTGGTGCAGGTAACATGGGTGGAGCGATGCTTCAAGGCTTACATGTAAAAGATATCACCGTGGTTGAGGCGAATGCGACACGTGCAAGTGAGTTAAAAAAGCTTTATCCTACGATTACTGTGGTAGGAGAAATTCCCTCTTTGGAAGGGTTTGTCGTCATTTTGGCGATCAAGCCTCAGTCCTTTGCTTCGCTTCAAACTAAGGGGATTGCAGAGGGTGTTATTTCCATTATGGCAGGGATTAGTTTGGAAAAGCTTCATGCGGGTATTATGGCGAAGCATTATATTCGCTCTATGCCCAATATGGCAGCGCTTGTACGTAAATCAGCCACCTCTTTATGTGGCGATGTGGCATTAAAAGAGGTGGCGACAGAAGTGTTAGGCTCCATTGGATATTGTTTTTGGTTGGAGAGTGAAAAAGAGTTAGACATTGCCACAGGCATCGCAGGTTCCGCTCCTGCGTGGATTGCTTTGGTTGCAGAAGCTTTGAGTGATGGTGCGGTGAATTTAGGCATGAAGAGAGATATAAGCTATGCCTATGTGGCAGCACTTTTTGAAGGCGTAGGCGAGGTACTTAAGCATGAACATCCAGCGCTCTTAAAAGATAAAGTGATGTCTCCAGCTGGAACGACTGCGGCAGGGTATGCAAAATTGGAAGAGGGTAAGGTAAGAGATAGCTTCATTAAAGCGATGGAAGCTTCTTACGAGAGAGCTAAAGGGCTTTCAAAATAG
- a CDS encoding ABC transporter ATP-binding protein, whose product MDEVIKIVNVTKNYVTEAGEVSVLKGINSLVYKGEFVAIMGPSGSGKSTFMNILGCLDKASSGEYYLSGKETSRLSKNELAELRNRIIGFVFQGFNLIPRQTLLDNVALPLVYAGVATDERKKRAKEVLKSVGLGNFEHYLPNQISGGQQQRVAIARALVNRPQLILADEPTGNLDTKTSQEIMQLFCDLNEKEGITIVLVTHESNIAAYAKRLITVVDGKIQHDGTTAVLKDKRL is encoded by the coding sequence ATGGATGAGGTCATTAAAATCGTCAATGTGACGAAAAATTATGTGACAGAAGCGGGAGAAGTTTCTGTTTTAAAAGGGATTAATAGTCTTGTTTATAAAGGTGAATTTGTTGCGATTATGGGACCATCAGGTTCAGGAAAATCAACATTTATGAATATTTTGGGATGTTTGGATAAAGCCAGTAGCGGTGAGTATTATCTCAGTGGAAAAGAGACCAGTCGTTTGAGTAAAAATGAGTTGGCAGAGCTGCGTAATCGTATTATTGGGTTTGTGTTTCAAGGGTTTAATTTGATTCCACGACAAACACTTTTAGATAATGTTGCCTTGCCTTTAGTGTATGCAGGGGTGGCAACAGATGAACGTAAAAAACGTGCCAAAGAGGTGCTTAAAAGTGTGGGTTTGGGGAATTTTGAACACTACCTTCCCAATCAAATTTCAGGGGGACAGCAACAGCGTGTTGCGATAGCTAGAGCTTTGGTCAATCGCCCTCAATTAATTTTAGCCGATGAACCCACTGGAAATTTAGATACCAAAACCAGTCAAGAAATTATGCAGTTATTTTGCGATTTGAATGAGAAAGAGGGGATTACAATCGTCCTTGTTACCCATGAATCTAATATTGCAGCGTATGCGAAACGGTTAATTACAGTGGTGGATGGAAAAATTCAACACGATGGAACAACCGCAGTACTGAAGGATAAACGTTTATGA
- a CDS encoding DNA cytosine methyltransferase, whose translation MNIISLFSGAGGLDLGFEKAGFKTVWANEYDKEIWETFEKNFPHTTLDRRSIRNIPSCDIPEAIGLIGGPPCQSWSEAGALRGIEDHRGQLFFEFIRVLRDKKPLFFLAENVSGMLASRHSDALENIKNHFIDSGYNLSFKLLNAHDYKVPQDRQRLFFVGFRKDLNMTFEFPKAFPLKRYLKDVIWDLKDNALPAKEKNYTNGHACTLANHEYMTGSFSTIFMSRNRVRNWDEPSFTIQAGGRHAPLHPQAPKMEFIEQNKRIFVKGSEHLYRRLSIRECARIQTFPDTHTFYYDNLTAGYKMVGNAVPPNLAFFLADAIAKQLTQANILKKVS comes from the coding sequence ATGAACATTATCTCTCTTTTCAGTGGTGCTGGTGGTTTAGACTTAGGCTTTGAAAAAGCAGGTTTTAAAACCGTTTGGGCAAATGAATACGACAAAGAAATTTGGGAAACTTTTGAAAAGAATTTTCCTCATACAACGCTCGATAGACGAAGTATTCGTAATATTCCCTCATGCGACATTCCAGAAGCCATTGGGCTTATTGGAGGGCCGCCGTGTCAAAGTTGGAGTGAGGCTGGGGCATTACGAGGTATCGAAGACCATCGGGGTCAGCTTTTTTTTGAATTTATCAGGGTTTTACGAGATAAAAAACCACTGTTTTTCTTGGCTGAAAATGTCTCAGGAATGTTAGCAAGTCGTCATAGTGATGCGTTAGAAAACATCAAAAATCACTTCATCGACAGTGGCTACAACCTCTCTTTCAAGCTTCTTAATGCCCATGACTATAAAGTGCCACAAGACAGACAACGTCTCTTTTTTGTGGGGTTTAGAAAAGATTTGAACATGACATTTGAGTTTCCTAAAGCGTTTCCTTTAAAACGCTATTTAAAAGATGTTATTTGGGATTTAAAAGACAACGCATTACCAGCTAAGGAGAAAAATTATACCAACGGTCATGCGTGCACTCTTGCAAATCATGAGTATATGACGGGTAGTTTTTCGACCATTTTTATGTCACGCAATCGTGTGAGAAATTGGGATGAACCTTCATTTACCATTCAAGCAGGAGGACGTCATGCCCCACTTCACCCTCAAGCACCTAAGATGGAGTTTATAGAACAAAACAAACGCATTTTTGTCAAAGGAAGTGAACATCTGTATCGAAGGCTCAGCATCAGAGAATGTGCCAGAATCCAAACCTTTCCTGATACCCATACCTTTTACTACGACAATTTAACAGCAGGTTATAAAATGGTTGGCAACGCCGTGCCACCAAACCTTGCTTTCTTTTTAGCTGATGCTATTGCTAAACAACTTACACAAGCAAACATTCTCAAGAAAGTTTCATAA